Proteins encoded within one genomic window of Cetobacterium somerae ATCC BAA-474:
- a CDS encoding aldo/keto reductase: MYLLNNGLKIPKVGFGTWKATDKEQCKNAVRTALEIGYRHIDTAAIYGNEDAVGEGITEFLKNNNVSREELFIVTKVWNTEQGYETTLKAYEESLKKLGLDYIDMYLIHWPQPKDLNKTWETWRALETLYKSGKVKAIGVCNMKEHHLKHIMNNFEIVPAVNQIELHPYLQQRELKKFCDENGIVVEAWSPLMQGALDHEGLKKIAEKNKKTVAQIVLKWHLQKGLLPLPKSVTPSRIMENFQLDFILDEDDMKYIDSLNKEERIGPDPDEITF, from the coding sequence ATGTATCTATTAAATAATGGTTTGAAAATTCCGAAAGTAGGATTTGGAACATGGAAAGCAACTGATAAAGAGCAGTGTAAAAACGCAGTGAGAACAGCTTTAGAAATAGGATACAGACATATTGATACAGCTGCTATTTATGGAAATGAAGATGCTGTAGGAGAGGGAATTACTGAATTTTTAAAAAATAATAATGTTTCAAGAGAAGAACTTTTTATTGTAACTAAAGTTTGGAATACTGAACAAGGTTATGAGACAACTTTAAAAGCTTATGAAGAATCTTTAAAAAAGTTAGGATTAGATTATATAGATATGTATTTAATTCATTGGCCACAACCTAAAGATTTAAATAAAACTTGGGAAACGTGGAGAGCTTTGGAAACACTTTATAAAAGTGGTAAGGTTAAAGCTATTGGTGTATGTAATATGAAAGAACACCATTTGAAACATATAATGAATAATTTTGAAATAGTACCTGCAGTAAATCAAATTGAGTTACATCCATATTTACAACAAAGAGAATTAAAAAAATTCTGTGATGAAAATGGTATTGTAGTAGAAGCTTGGAGTCCATTAATGCAAGGAGCTTTAGATCATGAAGGTTTAAAGAAGATAGCTGAAAAGAATAAAAAAACTGTAGCTCAAATAGTTTTAAAATGGCATTTACAAAAGGGGTTATTACCATTACCTAAATCAGTTACACCATCTAGAATTATGGAGAATTTTCAATTAGATTTTATTTTAGATGAAGATGATATGAAATATATTGATTCATTAAATAAAGAGGAGAGAATAGGTCCTGATCCCGATGAAATAACGTTTTAA
- a CDS encoding class I SAM-dependent rRNA methyltransferase has translation MSKIFIKKDRERMWQSGHPWMYSGAVEKIEGNPEAGSVIEVYNWKKEFIGYGHYNKNSKIMVRMLEKDINKKIDLNWYSEKVKEAYTLREMININSNGYRLIHSESDSLPGVIVDRFGDYLVVQASTLGMEKDKEFLIEALKKEIPNLKGIYEKSEGDGRKLEGLPEVSGVLFGEVPNEIEIFEGEAKFTIDLKGQKTGFYSDQRDNRILMGSLSKDKDFLDVCSYTGGFSLHAMVNGANSSTLIDVSEDVLNVARKNLIKYENVEFIKGNIFNVLRDLVKEGRQWDVVNLDPPKLAPNRRDLDKALKAYKDIILNGIKLTKKGGLLSIYSCSGAVTSADLRMALAYAVKDAGVKAVIVNQLHQSPCHPISVAVPETEYLKGFLIRII, from the coding sequence TTGAGTAAAATTTTTATAAAAAAAGATAGAGAAAGAATGTGGCAGAGTGGACACCCTTGGATGTATTCTGGAGCTGTGGAAAAGATAGAAGGAAACCCAGAAGCAGGATCAGTTATAGAAGTATATAATTGGAAAAAAGAGTTTATTGGATATGGTCATTATAATAAAAATTCGAAAATTATGGTACGTATGCTGGAAAAAGATATCAATAAAAAAATAGATTTAAATTGGTATTCTGAAAAAGTAAAGGAAGCATATACTTTAAGAGAAATGATAAATATTAACAGTAATGGATATAGGTTAATTCATAGTGAATCAGATTCTCTACCAGGAGTTATAGTAGATCGTTTTGGAGATTACTTAGTAGTTCAAGCTTCGACTTTAGGGATGGAAAAAGATAAAGAATTTTTAATAGAAGCTTTAAAAAAAGAGATTCCAAATTTAAAGGGAATATATGAAAAGAGTGAAGGTGATGGAAGAAAGTTAGAAGGGCTTCCTGAAGTTTCAGGAGTTCTTTTTGGTGAAGTTCCAAATGAGATTGAAATTTTTGAGGGAGAGGCTAAGTTCACAATAGACTTAAAAGGACAAAAAACAGGATTTTACTCAGATCAAAGAGATAATAGAATTTTGATGGGTTCTCTATCGAAAGATAAAGATTTTTTAGATGTATGTAGTTATACTGGAGGTTTTTCACTTCATGCTATGGTAAATGGAGCAAATTCATCAACTTTAATAGATGTTAGTGAAGATGTTTTGAATGTTGCTAGAAAAAATTTAATAAAATATGAAAATGTTGAGTTTATAAAGGGAAATATATTTAATGTTTTAAGAGATTTAGTAAAAGAAGGACGTCAATGGGATGTAGTAAATCTAGATCCACCAAAATTAGCACCAAATAGAAGAGATTTAGATAAAGCTTTAAAAGCATATAAGGATATAATTTTAAATGGAATAAAACTTACAAAAAAAGGTGGATTACTTTCAATTTATAGTTGTAGTGGAGCAGTTACAAGTGCAGATTTAAGAATGGCTTTGGCTTATGCCGTTAAAGACGCAGGAGTAAAAGCTGTAATAGTAAATCAATTACACCAAAGTCCATGTCATCCAATATCAGTAGCAGTTCCTGAAACTGAGTATTTAAAAGGTTTTTTAATAAGAATAATTTAA